A genomic segment from Syntrophotalea acetylenivorans encodes:
- a CDS encoding nucleoside deaminase encodes MQKVLLVSFLFSALLLAGGGLADEPPLQQSIAELEARIVAYVPDKRFRDDVFGLVVVKDAIVSLKAGSGGIGACLVDGKTGEVVERGRNRQYSPYFRSDMHAEMDLLNRYEDRLQKKGGGKSNNDPRRCGDLILFTSTEPCPMCLTRIINSGIQRMYWINSDADGGMAQRLDQMPPFWQRFAAGRDFRQAECSPKLRRIAEDLFRHSVRSFVGEKE; translated from the coding sequence ATGCAGAAAGTTCTTTTAGTCAGTTTTCTCTTCAGCGCTCTGCTGCTAGCCGGCGGAGGTTTGGCCGACGAGCCGCCGCTGCAGCAGAGCATCGCCGAGCTTGAGGCGCGCATCGTCGCCTATGTGCCCGATAAGCGTTTTCGGGACGACGTCTTTGGCTTGGTGGTGGTCAAGGATGCCATTGTCAGTCTCAAGGCCGGTTCGGGCGGGATTGGTGCCTGCCTGGTGGACGGCAAGACCGGCGAAGTCGTGGAGCGGGGGCGCAATCGGCAGTACAGCCCCTACTTTCGCAGTGACATGCATGCCGAAATGGATCTGCTCAACCGCTACGAGGATCGGTTGCAAAAGAAGGGTGGCGGAAAATCCAATAACGATCCGCGCCGATGCGGCGACCTGATTCTGTTCACGTCCACCGAACCTTGTCCCATGTGCCTGACTCGGATCATCAACTCCGGGATTCAGCGCATGTACTGGATTAACTCCGATGCGGACGGCGGCATGGCTCAGCGTCTGGACCAGATGCCTCCCTTCTGGCAGCGATTCGCTGCCGGACGCGACTTTCGCCAGGCCGAATGCTCACCGAAGTTGCGGCGTATCGCCGAGGACCTGTTTCGCCACTCGGTACGCTCATTTGTCGGGGAAAAGGAGTGA
- a CDS encoding isochorismatase family protein, with amino-acid sequence MSEFIELFEALDKDRNGKLTRENLFHAAIELGWQGPQAHLYALLDYLTIRSALDQESFVACLEEVNSDPQGVYGQVLRRGPLGAKQLYGGGQSRNEVELPPDEEVLWAGTGLAGTAGLLQEIVSSERAGDYDEALQRSAVGGYCVCSSETALLLIDPQRSFTAGDWLWRLGPIGDMEAMPIRLAFDNCARLLDAVYGRVETMFSRCPFGPESYPWDEALVPILDNDQPYFLKPSNNLFMPESNGYGEWLEALPENGIRTLVMGGCTLNSCLRVSAVATRNKIPSEKLQVVVDLSLCGARTTNYLNAEQFGGISPVEAAMREMAESGVVVSEQVTWR; translated from the coding sequence ATGAGTGAATTTATCGAACTATTCGAGGCGTTGGATAAAGATCGGAACGGCAAACTCACCCGGGAGAACCTGTTCCACGCAGCGATAGAACTCGGTTGGCAGGGGCCTCAGGCCCACCTTTATGCCCTGCTGGACTACCTGACCATCCGCTCCGCCCTGGATCAGGAATCGTTCGTCGCCTGTCTGGAAGAGGTGAATAGCGACCCGCAAGGCGTGTACGGCCAGGTCCTGCGACGGGGACCACTGGGGGCGAAGCAGTTATACGGTGGCGGCCAGTCCCGCAATGAGGTTGAGTTGCCGCCAGATGAAGAGGTGCTTTGGGCCGGTACCGGCCTGGCAGGGACGGCCGGTTTGCTGCAGGAAATCGTCAGCAGCGAGCGGGCCGGCGATTATGACGAGGCCCTGCAACGTTCGGCCGTGGGGGGGTATTGTGTCTGCTCCTCTGAAACGGCCCTGCTGCTCATCGATCCCCAACGTTCCTTCACCGCTGGGGACTGGCTGTGGCGGCTCGGTCCCATCGGCGATATGGAAGCGATGCCGATCCGGCTGGCTTTCGACAATTGCGCCCGCCTCCTGGACGCCGTTTACGGCCGGGTCGAGACCATGTTCAGCCGCTGTCCCTTCGGCCCGGAAAGTTACCCCTGGGACGAGGCGCTGGTGCCCATCCTCGATAACGACCAACCCTATTTCCTCAAACCGAGCAACAATCTCTTCATGCCCGAAAGCAACGGCTACGGCGAATGGCTCGAAGCCCTGCCCGAGAACGGCATCCGCACCCTGGTCATGGGCGGCTGCACCCTCAACAGCTGCCTGCGCGTCTCTGCCGTGGCCACCCGCAACAAAATCCCCTCCGAAAAACTGCAAGTGGTGGTGGACCTTTCCCTTTGTGGAGCAAGGACCACTAACTACCTGAACGCCGAGCAGTTCGGCGGCATCTCGCCGGTGGAGGCCGCCATGCGGGAGATGGCCGAAAGTGGAGTTGTGGTTTCCGAACAGGTCACCTGGCGTTAA
- a CDS encoding protein adenylyltransferase SelO, whose amino-acid sequence MKRDTYEQSTTAAGWNFDNSYARLPKDLYVRLNPTPVEAPKLALFNRPLAESLGLDAETLAGQEGSALFSGNRLPTGAEPLAQAYAGHQFGHFAMLGDGRAHLLGEQLTPDGSRFDIQLKGSGRTPFSRNGDGRAALGPMLREYLISEAMYGLGIPTTRSLAVVTTGQPVYRQTPLQGAILTRVAASHIRVGTFEYLASRHNWEAVRTLAEYTMGRHFPELLKTEQPFLAFLFAVLDRQAALVARWLQVGFIHGVMNTDNVALCGESIDYGPCAFMDSYDPATVFSSIDHGGRYAYGRQPAIAQWNLGRFAETLLPLLHDEEDKALELANEAISAYPQIFRRHWLTGMRAKLGLFNKEEDDSELLTDLLSCMERCNADYTNTLRDLALETFPGETIFQDEEFQRWHQRWQARLGRQGENIQESRSLMLAHNPAVIPRNHRVEEALTAAEEGDYSVLRRLLEVLASPYEDRPEHDAYRQPPPASACVYKTFCGT is encoded by the coding sequence ATGAAAAGAGACACTTACGAACAATCGACCACAGCTGCGGGCTGGAATTTCGACAACAGCTACGCCCGCTTACCGAAAGACCTCTACGTCCGCCTCAATCCGACCCCGGTAGAGGCGCCCAAGCTGGCGCTTTTCAACCGGCCCCTGGCCGAAAGCCTGGGTCTGGACGCCGAGACCCTGGCCGGACAGGAGGGCAGCGCCCTCTTTTCCGGCAACCGTCTGCCGACAGGTGCCGAACCGCTGGCCCAGGCCTACGCCGGCCACCAATTCGGCCATTTCGCCATGCTTGGCGACGGCCGAGCGCACCTGCTGGGAGAGCAGCTCACCCCTGACGGCTCGCGCTTCGACATTCAGCTCAAAGGCTCGGGGCGGACGCCCTTTTCCCGCAACGGCGACGGCCGCGCCGCCCTTGGCCCCATGCTGCGCGAATACCTCATCAGTGAAGCGATGTACGGCCTCGGCATCCCCACCACTCGCAGCCTCGCTGTAGTAACCACCGGCCAGCCGGTCTATCGCCAAACCCCGCTGCAAGGCGCCATTCTCACCCGGGTGGCGGCCAGCCACATCCGGGTCGGCACCTTTGAATATCTCGCTTCCCGACATAACTGGGAAGCCGTCCGCACCCTGGCCGAGTACACCATGGGCCGCCACTTCCCCGAGCTGCTGAAAACCGAGCAGCCGTTCCTGGCCTTCCTGTTCGCCGTCCTCGACCGGCAGGCCGCGCTGGTCGCCCGCTGGCTGCAGGTCGGTTTTATCCACGGAGTCATGAACACCGATAACGTAGCCCTGTGCGGCGAGAGCATCGATTACGGACCCTGCGCCTTCATGGACAGCTACGATCCCGCCACCGTGTTCAGCTCCATCGACCATGGCGGCCGCTACGCCTACGGCCGGCAGCCGGCCATCGCCCAGTGGAACCTGGGCCGCTTCGCCGAAACCCTGCTGCCGTTGCTGCACGACGAAGAAGATAAAGCCCTCGAGCTGGCCAACGAAGCCATCAGCGCCTACCCGCAAATCTTCCGGCGCCACTGGCTGACGGGTATGCGGGCCAAGCTGGGATTGTTCAATAAAGAAGAGGATGATTCGGAACTGCTGACCGATCTGTTGTCCTGTATGGAAAGATGTAATGCGGACTACACCAACACCCTGCGCGACCTGGCCCTGGAGACTTTTCCCGGTGAGACAATCTTTCAGGATGAGGAGTTCCAACGATGGCACCAACGCTGGCAAGCGCGGCTGGGACGGCAAGGGGAGAATATCCAAGAATCCCGCAGTCTGATGCTGGCCCACAACCCGGCGGTCATCCCCCGCAACCATCGGGTCGAAGAGGCCCTGACCGCCGCCGAAGAAGGGGACTACTCGGTGCTGAGGCGGTTATTGGAGGTGCTGGCCAGCCCCTACGAGGACCGGCCCGAACACGATGCCTATCGCCAGCCGCCGCCCGCCTCGGCCTGTGTCTACAAGACTTTTTGCGGCACCTGA
- a CDS encoding YdgA family protein yields MKKFVIILVIVLLGIAGWAGATYLVGGQVEKHYREHLARFEKWGPVQMTSESYQRGFLSSKGRTLIEFSVPGSAGDEGEIETKTLQLTLEHRICNGPLPVGGGSFSLAPKLAHIETRLVAATAGEEDLLSKLPWLGAITDVATISLSGRGRDRLLVPGLEKTLEEEQLTIHWGGLQSDTEFSMDLTELAGNLEIASLKMKDDEGSLQWDGAQVDFDLYEAFPMVYLGNYKSSFGPLEVDFDAAGKGRKKVRVEGVAIDSQASQNGSTVEYLQTLKVAKVEVDDAGYGPGELELAMRGLDGEVLSQYQRDALGVYEQESFDPESMGLYMMQVYMRLLSGMIKGSPEIELRKVHIATPEGDFSGKLRLKFHGNEDLEPGNMPALVQQLEGQAQVTADEKLVRTLLTSMISQQIKNAYRQQGFSLPTDEEIAARAGQRVEQQLEGLIGQQFIERSEGKFHGKAVFERGELKVNGNRLM; encoded by the coding sequence ATGAAAAAATTTGTCATTATTCTTGTGATTGTCCTGCTCGGCATCGCCGGTTGGGCCGGCGCCACCTATCTGGTCGGTGGTCAGGTCGAGAAACACTATCGGGAGCACCTCGCCCGATTCGAAAAGTGGGGGCCGGTTCAAATGACCAGTGAAAGCTACCAACGAGGTTTTTTGTCGTCCAAAGGGCGGACCCTCATAGAGTTCAGCGTGCCGGGATCCGCCGGGGACGAGGGAGAGATCGAGACAAAAACACTGCAACTGACTTTAGAGCACCGTATCTGCAACGGTCCGCTGCCGGTTGGTGGCGGAAGCTTCAGCCTGGCGCCGAAGTTGGCCCACATCGAAACACGGCTGGTGGCGGCGACTGCCGGGGAAGAGGATCTGCTGTCCAAACTGCCCTGGCTTGGTGCAATAACGGATGTGGCCACTATCAGCCTGAGTGGCCGGGGCCGCGACCGGTTGCTGGTTCCGGGGCTTGAAAAGACCCTCGAGGAAGAACAGCTCACCATCCACTGGGGCGGTTTGCAGAGCGACACGGAGTTCTCCATGGATCTAACGGAACTGGCCGGAAACTTGGAGATCGCCTCCCTGAAGATGAAGGATGATGAAGGCAGCCTGCAGTGGGACGGAGCGCAGGTCGACTTCGACCTGTACGAGGCCTTTCCCATGGTCTACCTGGGCAATTATAAATCGAGCTTCGGGCCGCTGGAGGTCGATTTTGACGCGGCGGGCAAGGGACGGAAAAAGGTGCGGGTTGAAGGTGTTGCCATCGACTCTCAGGCATCGCAAAACGGTTCGACCGTCGAATACTTGCAGACTCTTAAGGTTGCCAAGGTCGAGGTTGACGATGCCGGCTATGGTCCCGGCGAGCTGGAACTGGCCATGCGCGGTCTCGACGGTGAGGTTCTCAGCCAGTATCAGCGGGATGCGCTGGGGGTCTATGAGCAGGAATCCTTCGATCCGGAGTCCATGGGTCTTTATATGATGCAGGTTTATATGCGCCTGTTGAGCGGCATGATCAAAGGCTCGCCGGAGATCGAGCTGCGCAAAGTACATATTGCCACTCCCGAGGGAGATTTCTCCGGGAAGCTGCGCTTAAAGTTTCACGGCAATGAAGATCTGGAGCCGGGAAACATGCCCGCCCTAGTGCAACAATTGGAAGGCCAGGCGCAAGTGACGGCGGACGAAAAGCTGGTTAGAACCCTTCTGACCAGCATGATTTCTCAGCAGATAAAAAATGCCTATCGGCAGCAGGGATTTTCTCTGCCGACCGATGAAGAAATCGCGGCCCGGGCCGGTCAACGGGTCGAACAACAGCTCGAAGGCCTGATCGGTCAGCAATTTATCGAACGCAGTGAGGGCAAGTTTCACGGCAAGGCGGTATTTGAACGAGGCGAGCTGAAGGTCAATGGAAACCGATTGATGTAA
- a CDS encoding peroxidase family protein has translation MRREIGILLVLGIPLILAALMFSNRAATGTVDYEVRTIDGSDNNLQNREYGSAGVPLLRMADEDYGDWGEIPAGEDRSSPRLISNILAAQGEESILNRAGVSDFFWLWGQFIDHDLDLTPEAYPLESFYIPVPVGDPYFDPYSEGEKYIVMNRAMHDGGATKRSPRQQLNLITAYIDASNVYGSDQERADALRTFEGGKLATSGGGQFLPFNTDGLDNAGGPDPKLFLAGDVRANEQIALTAVHTLFVREHNRLCDEIAVAWPTQTDEQIYQRARKIVGAQLQIITYREFLPLLLGPGALPPYRGYDPDVNPGIANEFSTVAYRFGHSMLSPTLLRVNRADQELIDTSLKDAFFNPTLVHQGGGISAILHGLATQVAQEVDTKVVDGIRNFLFGEPGEGGFDLASLNMQRGRDHGIADYNNLRKAYRLKQAREFSDITIAPQVQELLQSTYGDTRDMDPWIVGLAEDHMPGAMVGETFRTIILEQFIRLRDGDRFWYRNDPFFTSDPDLLDELEQTRLADIVRRNTKLGEELQDNVFIAQ, from the coding sequence ATGAGAAGAGAAATCGGAATCCTGCTGGTACTGGGAATCCCACTGATACTGGCTGCCCTGATGTTTTCCAATCGGGCAGCAACCGGAACCGTCGATTATGAGGTCAGGACCATCGACGGCAGCGATAATAATCTGCAAAATCGGGAGTATGGCAGTGCCGGCGTACCCCTGCTGCGAATGGCCGATGAAGACTATGGGGATTGGGGGGAAATTCCCGCAGGGGAAGATCGCAGCAGTCCCCGACTGATCAGTAATATACTGGCGGCACAGGGAGAAGAGAGCATTCTTAACCGTGCCGGGGTCAGCGATTTTTTCTGGCTGTGGGGACAATTTATCGATCATGATCTCGATCTCACGCCGGAGGCCTATCCCCTGGAGTCCTTTTATATCCCGGTGCCTGTCGGAGACCCGTATTTCGACCCCTATTCGGAAGGGGAGAAGTACATCGTCATGAATCGCGCTATGCATGACGGAGGCGCCACGAAACGTTCTCCACGACAGCAACTCAACCTGATAACCGCTTATATCGACGCTTCCAACGTCTATGGCTCGGATCAGGAACGGGCGGACGCCTTGCGCACCTTCGAGGGGGGGAAGCTGGCGACCTCTGGCGGCGGGCAGTTCCTTCCCTTCAATACCGACGGCCTCGACAATGCCGGTGGTCCGGACCCGAAACTCTTTCTGGCCGGCGATGTAAGGGCCAATGAGCAGATCGCTCTGACCGCTGTGCATACCCTGTTTGTCCGTGAGCATAACCGGCTTTGTGATGAAATCGCCGTCGCTTGGCCCACCCAGACCGATGAGCAGATTTACCAGCGGGCCCGCAAAATCGTCGGCGCCCAATTGCAGATCATTACCTACCGGGAGTTCTTGCCTCTGCTGCTCGGCCCGGGGGCGCTGCCGCCCTACCGGGGCTACGATCCGGACGTGAATCCAGGTATCGCCAACGAGTTTTCGACGGTGGCGTATCGTTTCGGCCACAGCATGCTGTCACCGACCCTGCTGCGGGTTAACCGCGCGGATCAGGAACTGATCGATACCTCCCTCAAGGACGCGTTCTTCAACCCCACCCTTGTTCATCAGGGCGGCGGGATCTCAGCTATCCTGCACGGTTTGGCCACCCAGGTGGCACAGGAAGTAGACACCAAGGTGGTCGACGGCATCCGCAATTTTCTGTTCGGCGAACCGGGAGAGGGGGGCTTCGACCTGGCTTCTCTCAACATGCAGCGCGGCAGGGATCATGGAATAGCTGACTACAACAACCTGCGCAAGGCGTACCGTCTGAAGCAGGCACGAGAGTTCTCCGATATCACCATCGCCCCCCAGGTGCAGGAGTTGTTACAGAGCACCTACGGCGATACCAGGGATATGGACCCCTGGATTGTCGGCCTGGCAGAGGACCACATGCCGGGAGCCATGGTGGGGGAAACCTTTAGAACGATCATTCTGGAGCAATTTATCCGCCTGCGCGACGGGGACCGCTTCTGGTATCGAAACGATCCCTTTTTTACCTCCGATCCCGATTTACTTGACGAATTGGAACAAACCCGGCTGGCGGACATTGTTCGCCGCAACACAAAATTGGGAGAAGAATTGCAGGACAACGTCTTCATTGCTCAGTAG
- a CDS encoding TIGR03905 family TSCPD domain-containing protein: MNIQYQTKNTCARLIDINIEGDIVTRVYFSGGCSGNAQGVSALVKNRPIAEVIELLGGIDCGGKGTSCPDQLAQALQQKVA, translated from the coding sequence ATGAATATTCAATACCAGACCAAGAACACCTGTGCCCGCCTGATCGATATAAACATCGAAGGTGACATCGTGACCAGGGTATACTTTTCCGGCGGTTGTTCCGGCAATGCCCAGGGAGTCAGTGCCCTGGTTAAAAATCGCCCGATAGCCGAAGTCATCGAGTTACTAGGCGGCATCGATTGCGGCGGCAAGGGGACCAGTTGTCCCGACCAACTGGCCCAGGCCCTACAGCAAAAAGTTGCCTGA
- a CDS encoding cytochrome b/b6 domain-containing protein, which produces MRWLRRHFTIGLLVAMVLFAVLSTGALDRVRAEPISSETCRGCHPKAAEGKVASVHAGFDCLACHQDRGTLPHRPEPGFRAGDQGCRSCHSGAAKKYQFHGRARADGVNKDIPDCAACHGTHGILAPENKESAVHPANLPRTCSGCHENLDITRKYEILLDRPVQVYESSIHGQATRGGTFVAASCGDCHSSEGSAHRILAPSFADSTVNHFNIPNTCGQCHKGIEQDYREGIHGRLVANGQTDSPVCTDCHGEHGILSPDDPRSPVSPRRVAEVTCARCHDSEVLNEKYGLPNGRLVSFVDSYHGLKSKAGDTRVANCASCHGAHRVLPSSDPASTVSPGNLRQTCGECHPGISEAMAGTPIHGVGGTGLHTPAAEIVTLIYQIAIVVIIGLMVVHWLLDLGRQFKEVIDRRPQIQRMTPNEVWQHMLLTIAFIVLVLSGFALRYDQGIIARWFFGWEGGFAVRRLAHRIAAVLFCVSVVWHAGYLFTHRGRRFLRDMWPRWTDFLSFGRQILYYLGRGEKPLCSGRFNYVEKAEYWALVWGSAVMVLSGWMLWFDNWLSTFIPKGVLDVALVIHFWEAWLATLAILIWHLYSVIFSPEVYPMNPSWLTGHMPEDMYRKSHPGHLEQARKETDEYLRHESELIHGEEDEP; this is translated from the coding sequence ATGAGATGGCTTAGGCGCCACTTTACAATCGGGTTACTGGTCGCGATGGTGCTGTTTGCGGTGTTGTCGACCGGTGCCCTTGACCGGGTCCGGGCCGAGCCGATCTCCAGTGAGACCTGCAGGGGTTGCCATCCCAAGGCGGCCGAGGGCAAAGTGGCCTCGGTGCATGCCGGTTTCGATTGCCTGGCCTGTCATCAGGACCGGGGCACTCTGCCTCATCGGCCAGAGCCGGGTTTCCGGGCCGGCGACCAGGGCTGCCGCAGTTGTCACAGTGGGGCAGCCAAAAAATACCAGTTTCACGGCCGCGCTCGGGCAGACGGTGTCAATAAGGATATTCCCGATTGTGCCGCCTGTCATGGCACTCATGGAATCCTGGCACCCGAAAACAAGGAGTCGGCGGTCCATCCGGCCAATCTGCCGCGAACCTGCAGCGGTTGCCATGAAAACCTGGACATCACCCGCAAATACGAGATCCTTCTCGACCGTCCGGTCCAGGTGTACGAGTCCAGCATTCACGGCCAGGCGACCCGGGGAGGAACCTTTGTCGCCGCCTCCTGCGGCGACTGTCATTCTTCCGAAGGCTCGGCCCATCGCATACTGGCGCCGAGTTTCGCCGATTCAACGGTTAACCACTTCAATATTCCAAACACCTGCGGTCAGTGCCACAAGGGTATCGAGCAGGATTATCGCGAAGGGATTCACGGTCGACTGGTAGCCAACGGTCAGACCGATTCCCCGGTCTGTACCGACTGTCACGGCGAACACGGCATCCTCTCCCCCGACGATCCCCGCTCCCCGGTGTCGCCGCGGCGGGTGGCGGAGGTAACTTGCGCCCGTTGCCACGACTCGGAGGTGCTCAACGAGAAGTACGGCCTGCCGAATGGGCGACTTGTTTCCTTCGTCGACTCCTACCATGGCCTCAAGAGCAAGGCCGGAGATACCCGGGTCGCCAATTGCGCATCCTGTCATGGGGCCCACCGGGTCCTGCCAAGCAGCGACCCGGCCTCTACCGTCAGTCCCGGAAATCTGCGCCAGACCTGCGGCGAGTGCCATCCAGGCATCAGCGAGGCCATGGCCGGAACGCCTATTCACGGGGTCGGCGGAACCGGGCTGCACACCCCGGCGGCGGAGATCGTAACCCTCATCTACCAGATCGCCATTGTCGTGATCATCGGTCTCATGGTCGTGCATTGGCTGCTCGATCTTGGCCGGCAGTTCAAAGAAGTCATCGACCGGCGACCGCAGATTCAGCGCATGACTCCCAATGAAGTCTGGCAGCATATGCTGCTGACCATAGCCTTTATCGTTCTGGTCCTGTCAGGTTTTGCCTTACGTTACGATCAAGGCATTATCGCTCGCTGGTTTTTCGGTTGGGAAGGGGGCTTTGCGGTCCGTCGTCTGGCTCACAGGATTGCCGCGGTGCTGTTCTGCGTCAGCGTGGTATGGCATGCGGGCTATCTGTTCACTCATCGGGGCCGCCGATTCCTCCGGGACATGTGGCCGCGGTGGACAGACTTTCTCTCATTCGGCCGGCAGATCCTCTACTACCTGGGCCGGGGTGAGAAACCGCTCTGCAGCGGACGCTTCAACTACGTGGAGAAGGCCGAATACTGGGCTCTGGTGTGGGGTTCGGCGGTCATGGTCCTGAGCGGTTGGATGCTCTGGTTTGACAATTGGCTCTCGACCTTTATCCCCAAGGGCGTGTTGGACGTGGCTTTGGTCATTCATTTCTGGGAGGCCTGGCTGGCGACTTTGGCCATTCTGATTTGGCACCTCTATTCGGTGATCTTCAGCCCCGAGGTTTATCCCATGAATCCGAGCTGGCTCACCGGTCACATGCCGGAAGACATGTACAGAAAGAGCCACCCGGGGCACCTGGAACAAGCCCGCAAGGAGACCGATGAATACCTGCGCCATGAGTCTGAACTGATCCATGGGGAAGAGGATGAGCCCTGA
- a CDS encoding multiheme c-type cytochrome, with amino-acid sequence MKQILLILLVLGLAVPAMATDYVGSDKCFTCHAEQYNQWQASGHPWKIRSSEKARFSKLPLPPGYSWDDISYVIGGATKKVRYIDKQGYIITSAKDGSEAKTQYNLEDGSWSFYHKGEKKPYKCGPCHMTNYSPEGHQYGMKGMIGTWAEDGIGCEECHGPGGDHLKRPSKATIKVDLSAESCGKCHQRGGMGPEPPAKGGFVRHHEQINELKAGVHKNLACIDCHNPHERAILAKDNCAKCHPGIAKSHAKERHGRQGTRCIDCHMPKASKSAISVTSYTGDVRTHLFKIDPAADAEMFKEIEEKGKKSSVAKGFVTVEYACLSCHASRDKAWAAEKAKKFHRK; translated from the coding sequence ATGAAACAGATCCTTTTGATTCTGCTGGTGCTGGGATTGGCCGTTCCTGCCATGGCCACCGATTACGTCGGTTCGGACAAGTGCTTCACCTGCCATGCGGAACAGTACAATCAATGGCAGGCCAGCGGTCATCCGTGGAAGATTCGTAGCTCTGAAAAGGCGCGTTTTTCCAAATTGCCGCTGCCTCCAGGCTACAGTTGGGACGACATCAGTTACGTGATCGGTGGTGCGACCAAGAAGGTTCGGTACATCGACAAGCAGGGCTACATCATCACCAGCGCCAAGGACGGCTCCGAAGCCAAAACCCAGTACAACCTGGAAGACGGCAGCTGGTCCTTCTATCACAAAGGGGAAAAGAAGCCGTACAAGTGCGGGCCCTGCCACATGACGAACTACAGTCCGGAAGGTCACCAGTACGGTATGAAGGGGATGATCGGCACTTGGGCGGAAGACGGTATCGGCTGCGAAGAGTGTCACGGCCCCGGCGGCGATCATCTTAAGCGCCCCTCCAAGGCGACCATCAAGGTCGATCTCAGCGCCGAATCCTGCGGCAAGTGCCACCAGCGCGGCGGCATGGGACCTGAGCCTCCGGCCAAGGGCGGTTTTGTGCGCCATCACGAACAGATCAACGAGCTGAAGGCGGGAGTTCATAAGAACCTGGCCTGCATCGATTGCCACAATCCCCATGAAAGGGCGATCCTGGCCAAAGACAATTGCGCCAAGTGTCATCCCGGCATCGCCAAGAGCCACGCCAAAGAGCGTCACGGCCGGCAGGGAACGCGCTGCATCGATTGCCATATGCCCAAGGCGAGCAAGTCGGCTATCTCTGTGACCAGTTATACCGGCGATGTGCGGACCCATCTCTTTAAGATCGATCCGGCCGCCGATGCCGAAATGTTCAAGGAGATCGAAGAAAAAGGCAAGAAATCGAGCGTTGCCAAGGGCTTCGTGACCGTCGAATATGCCTGTCTTTCCTGTCACGCCAGCCGCGATAAAGCTTGGGCGGCCGAGAAGGCAAAAAAGTTCCATCGTAAATAA
- a CDS encoding DoxX family protein: MVRFLDTMRPRILSVVRIVVALLFMQHGGQKLFGFPAPQRYAFELFSLSGVAGVLELFGGFLLLIGLATRPIAFLLSGLMAFAYFIAHGQKGFWPILNGGELAILYCFLFFYLFVAGGGEWSVDCLRSGKRHSDNV; the protein is encoded by the coding sequence ATGGTGCGTTTTTTGGATACCATGAGGCCGCGGATTCTGAGCGTTGTCCGCATCGTGGTTGCCTTGCTCTTTATGCAGCACGGTGGCCAGAAACTGTTTGGTTTTCCTGCCCCGCAGCGGTATGCATTTGAACTCTTCTCTCTGTCCGGGGTGGCTGGAGTATTGGAATTGTTCGGTGGTTTCCTGCTTCTAATCGGCTTGGCAACCCGCCCGATTGCTTTTTTGCTCTCCGGCTTGATGGCATTTGCCTACTTTATCGCTCACGGGCAGAAGGGATTCTGGCCCATTCTCAACGGGGGCGAACTGGCCATACTGTATTGTTTCCTGTTTTTTTATCTTTTTGTGGCAGGGGGCGGTGAGTGGAGTGTAGACTGTCTCCGTTCAGGCAAGCGCCATAGCGACAATGTCTGA
- a CDS encoding pyridoxamine 5'-phosphate oxidase family protein: MNLKDYFDNTEGTGILATADGQGKVDAAIYARPQVQDDGSISFIMLDRLSHHNLQTNPHAAFLFLEAGGRYQGVRLFLEKLKEDTDPELIAQYSRRCPVPEGDPVKEQKFLVTFRVNRMLKVLGGDSPEVSMG, encoded by the coding sequence ATGAACCTCAAAGACTATTTCGACAATACCGAAGGCACCGGTATTCTCGCCACTGCCGACGGTCAGGGCAAGGTCGACGCGGCTATTTATGCCCGACCCCAGGTTCAGGACGACGGTTCGATCAGCTTTATCATGCTCGACCGACTCAGCCATCACAACCTACAGACCAATCCGCACGCTGCATTTTTGTTTCTCGAGGCCGGCGGACGCTACCAGGGGGTGAGATTGTTTCTGGAAAAACTCAAGGAAGACACCGACCCGGAGCTGATTGCCCAATATTCGCGCCGTTGCCCAGTTCCTGAAGGCGATCCCGTAAAAGAACAGAAGTTTCTGGTTACCTTCAGAGTCAATCGTATGCTTAAGGTTCTCGGCGGAGACTCCCCCGAGGTTTCCATGGGCTGA